The genomic window CTGGTGTTTGTGCGGCTGTCGCTGCTGCTCGGCATGCTCTGGCTGGGTGAAGAGCGCGAGGAGCTGCTGGAAGGCATGCTGCTGGCAGTCTGCGGCTGGCTCTGGCTGCGGCTCGATGACGGGCTGCTGGAGCTGGGCTGCGACTGGGATTGGGGCTGTGACGACGAACTCGACGACTGGGGCTGCGATGGCTGTGCCGGAGGCTGCTGCTGTGTCTGCTGGCTTTTACAGCCAGTGACCACTGCGCTCAGCACAATTGCCGAAGCCAGCGTGCGCCAGCTAAGCGTGTGCTGCTTTGAGCTTTGTACCGCTATCCGTAGAGTCATTGTTCTCTCCTGAGTCCCGGTTCTGGCCCGGGCAGATGTCGTGCGTAAGCGTTTGGCGACGGGCCCGCCGAGCTAAAATTCAGGCCGCCTCCATAGTGCACAGGGCCGGGCAAAGCCCGGCCTGAGTCTGATCGATCATGCGGCTTATGGTCTTCGACAGTGGCCTCTGTTCGAGGTTTGGCGACTGCCGCAGATGGGCGCAAGAATCGCTTTGTTTATCCGTCAGTCGAATACGAAGCGCTGCACGATGCCGGTCGTTTCCACCGGCTCACCGTTTTCGAAGCGCGGGCGAAACTTCGCGCGCTTGAGCACGTTGCGAACCCGCGAGCGCATGCCGACATCATCCGAAGGTGCTGCGTGCAGTATCTCGATATTGCGCACTTTTCCAAAGGCCGTGACGTCATAGGAAACCGTGACGTAGGCTCCTGCAAGTCCCTGTCGGTCTTCCTCTAGCATCGGCAGCGCAGGCAGCGGTGCAGGACGGCCGAAAATCGACTCTATTTCCTCGTTGGTTGCCCCGTTGTCCCAGAGTGCCTGATAGGCCTCACCGTAGGTTTCCCGTGCCGAGTGCCACTTGTTGAACATCATATACCAGTCGCCGAGTTCCACTTTGGCTTTTGCCGAGGCTGCCGGTGGCGACTGTGGATTTTTCTGGTAGACGTCGACAATTCTGGCGATGGCCTGTTTGCCGGAGCTGAAGCTGTTGAGGCGATAGTGGTCCAGCTTGGTCCGTTGGGCCGCTTCCATATCGGGGCCGCCGCCGAAATTGGTGTTGATGACCACCGCCTGCTGGGGCTCACCCTTGTAGGTGGCAAGGTAGTAATTGGAGGCTTTCAGGCCCCGCAGAGCTTCCACTAGCCGAAGATCGTTGGCGCCGAAATTCTGGGTGATGATATCTACCGCCAGACTGTAAAGATCCGTGGCACTGATCAGGTGCTCGAACAGGGTGCCACCCTTTTCCTCTTTGTAAGCCTGGAGATGCCACCGACTGAGGTTGTCGATTACCGGCAGCATACGAGGATCGCTTTCGCCGTAATTGCGGGCGTGGAGCCAGTAGAGGTATTGCTGGTTGTCGTTGGCATCCTCCCACTGGTTGAGCGCGATCTGGCTTTCGATCATGCGCTCGATCATGGGTACCTGGTGGAGCGAATAGAGTCCCTCATTGACCCGGTTGATCAGCATGGCGCGACGGAACTCACTGATTGCCTCGTCGTGGGCACCGGTGCGCTGCAGGGCAGTTGCCAGTCCCACAAGTTGTTCGTCGATCCCCGCGCCATAGGCGCCGTACTGAGCCTCCATATCCTCTATACGCTCGCGGTAGCTATCGACGACCTCGGAAGGTCGCAACTGTCGCTTGGCGAGCTGTAAGGGTTTGGATGCCGCTTCAAGGTATGCGGGAGGTGGAGCGCTGGATTCTGTCGCGGATACGTCGCTGACTTCCGCGCAGGCGTTGCCACACAGCAGAGCTGTGGCTGTAAACATCAAGCCGATAGCAATGTCTTTGCTGGTTTCTGTCTGTGTCACGATTGAACCACTTCTGTTCCATGTTTTGCTTCACCCGTCCCCGCGGCCGCAGCGGCCAGGAGTCGAGCACTTACTCCGCTTGGGCACGGGGCCGTGCGGATTTTCTCTCCCTGAAGTGTGGTTCTCTCAAGTCCCTGACAGTGCCCGGAGTGATTTAGATCCGGAGCCGGGATTGACGGGGGTTGATTTCCGCGACGAATCCCGTCGAGCCGCCCATTGCCTGTTATTCGGCGCCTCGTTGAATCAGTATAGCCAACGGGAGGTCTTTGCCCGGCCTCGTCGGCGATGGAATTTTTCTCTGCTGACGTCTCTCTCCTGCATATCGGTTACGTTGATTACCACCAGTTGGTTTATCAGTGTGGTCAACGGCTACGCGCCTTTTGCTATCGATATTAGGAAATACGTGCCAATTTTTTTGTGCGCAAGTTAAAAGACTGATGTCTTCGTGTCATTCACGGCGCGAACGGGTGTGACCGGGAGAGGCCTTCAGTTCAGGTTGATATTTCTGTCCTAATAATTCCTTCTAATAGTGCCAATTTGTGCGCACTCATGAGCTTGTGTGGTGGAAGTATTTGGAGTGTGCCGGGCGAACCGCCATAATCACCTCAGAAGATAGAGAGGAGACTTGAGGTGAGCGTATCGATTGATCCCGCTGTGGCGGCGAGTCTGCGTGGATTTGAAGTGCCGGAGAAACTGGGCTTCGGCAGTGTGATGGCGCCTGTGATGTTTCGCGCCACCTGCCAGGATGGTGTCTGGAGTGGAGGTGAGCTGGTCCCCTATGCGCCGCTATCACTGGATCCGGCAGCCAAGGTGCTTCATTACGCCCAGTCCTGTTTCGAGGGCATGAAGGCCTACCGCACCGCCGGTGGGGTGAGCCTCTTTCGCCCCGAGCGCAATGCGCACCGGATGGCCTATTCGGCGGAGCGTCTCTGCATGCCAGCGGTGCCAGAGCCGCTGTTTATGGATGGCGTCAAAACAGTGTCTGCCTATTGCGCCAACCTGATCCCGGCGAACAGTGGTGAGTCTCTTTACCTGCGCCCGTTCCTGATCGGAACCCAGCCGGATCTCTCAGTATCCGCCAGTACGTCCTACGAGTTTTACGTGATTGCCAGCCCCTCGGAAGCCTATCACGCCGGCAATATGCGCGTCTGGGTGGAGCGCGATGATGCGCGGGCCGCGGTGGGCGGTACCGGTGATGCCAAGGTGGGGGGCAACTATGCGGCGTCCCTGCAGAGTATTGCCCGCTTGAAAAAGCGCGGCTTCGACCAGTCTCTGTGGTTGAACCCGGGCAATCGCCATACCGTGGACGAACTCTCCGGTATGAATTTCTTTGCGGTCATGGATGGGGAGCTGCATACCCCCGCCCTGAACGGCTCCATTCTCGAGGGGGTGACGCGGGAATCTCTGCTGATGCTCGCCCGTGAACAGGGCTATACCGTGCACGAGCGAGATATCGACATTGACGACCTGATGGCGCTGGTGCGTTCCGGAACCTGCAGCGAGGCCTTCGCTTGTGGCACCGCGGCCATCATCAGTCCGATCAGCGTTTTGGGCGACGGCAATGGTCTCTATGAGCTATCTGCGGCGCCGGGTCCTGTTGCCGAACGGCTGCGTAGCGCACTGCTGGATATCCAGGAGGGGCGTTCCGAGGATGCCTTCGGCTGGATGGTGCCGGTCGATATGGTCAACCTGGACTGAGTCCTGCCGGCGGGTATTACCAGCAGAGGGTTGCCCGCCGGTCCCAGTGATTGCCCAGCATCGCGGATGCGGGGTGATCGGTAGCACCCTGTGTCGAAAGATTGTTTCCAGCGGAAACGCGCACAATAACAATTACGCCAATCCCCGAAATCCCGTTGACTTGCGCGACCACACTGCGACAAGCTGAAAGCGCAAAATAAGAAAAGCTGGAACTTCGGGAATGGCCGCAGTGGTATTCCTCACTTTGACACGCAGTATCCAGATCAATTTGAGCTAACAGGTCTCGCTCGGGGTTCCTCGCGAAGCGTGAGGAAAACAGGATGTTGAGCCATATGTTCGGACTG from Microbulbifer aggregans includes these protein-coding regions:
- a CDS encoding energy transducer TonB — its product is MTQTETSKDIAIGLMFTATALLCGNACAEVSDVSATESSAPPPAYLEAASKPLQLAKRQLRPSEVVDSYRERIEDMEAQYGAYGAGIDEQLVGLATALQRTGAHDEAISEFRRAMLINRVNEGLYSLHQVPMIERMIESQIALNQWEDANDNQQYLYWLHARNYGESDPRMLPVIDNLSRWHLQAYKEEKGGTLFEHLISATDLYSLAVDIITQNFGANDLRLVEALRGLKASNYYLATYKGEPQQAVVINTNFGGGPDMEAAQRTKLDHYRLNSFSSGKQAIARIVDVYQKNPQSPPAASAKAKVELGDWYMMFNKWHSARETYGEAYQALWDNGATNEEIESIFGRPAPLPALPMLEEDRQGLAGAYVTVSYDVTAFGKVRNIEILHAAPSDDVGMRSRVRNVLKRAKFRPRFENGEPVETTGIVQRFVFD
- a CDS encoding branched-chain amino acid aminotransferase translates to MSVSIDPAVAASLRGFEVPEKLGFGSVMAPVMFRATCQDGVWSGGELVPYAPLSLDPAAKVLHYAQSCFEGMKAYRTAGGVSLFRPERNAHRMAYSAERLCMPAVPEPLFMDGVKTVSAYCANLIPANSGESLYLRPFLIGTQPDLSVSASTSYEFYVIASPSEAYHAGNMRVWVERDDARAAVGGTGDAKVGGNYAASLQSIARLKKRGFDQSLWLNPGNRHTVDELSGMNFFAVMDGELHTPALNGSILEGVTRESLLMLAREQGYTVHERDIDIDDLMALVRSGTCSEAFACGTAAIISPISVLGDGNGLYELSAAPGPVAERLRSALLDIQEGRSEDAFGWMVPVDMVNLD